A region from the Saccharomonospora azurea NA-128 genome encodes:
- a CDS encoding MlaE family ABC transporter permease has product MARLTQNAKNFLNRPLTTLDLLGDQMSFYLRALAWAPRAVRRYSREVLRLLAEVSFGSGSLAVIGGTVGVMVGLTLFTGVLVGLQGFSALDSIGTSAFTGFLTSFFNTREIAPLVAGLALSATVGAGFTAQLGAMRISEEVDALEVMGVPSLPYLVTTRIIAGFVAVIPLYVIGLLSSYLASRTVVVHLYGQSAGTYDHYFDMFLPPEDVFYSFVKVLIFSVLIILMHCYYGYRASGGPAGVGIAVGRAVRLSIVTVAVVNFFIGFAIWGTDTTVRIAG; this is encoded by the coding sequence ATGGCCCGTTTGACCCAGAATGCGAAGAACTTCCTCAACCGTCCACTGACGACACTGGACTTGCTCGGCGATCAGATGTCGTTCTACCTGCGCGCGCTCGCGTGGGCGCCGAGGGCGGTGCGCCGGTACAGCCGTGAGGTGTTGCGGCTGCTCGCCGAGGTCAGCTTCGGCTCCGGTTCGCTGGCGGTGATCGGCGGCACCGTGGGCGTGATGGTGGGGCTGACCCTGTTCACCGGTGTCCTCGTCGGACTGCAGGGCTTCTCGGCGTTGGACTCCATCGGCACGTCGGCGTTCACGGGTTTTCTGACGTCGTTCTTCAACACGCGGGAGATCGCCCCTCTGGTGGCGGGACTGGCGTTGTCGGCGACGGTGGGCGCGGGTTTCACCGCGCAGCTCGGCGCGATGCGGATCTCCGAGGAGGTCGACGCCCTGGAGGTGATGGGGGTGCCGAGCCTGCCGTACCTCGTGACGACGCGCATCATCGCCGGGTTCGTGGCCGTGATCCCGCTGTACGTCATCGGGTTGCTGAGTTCGTATCTCGCCTCGAGAACCGTGGTCGTGCACCTCTACGGGCAGTCGGCGGGAACGTACGACCACTACTTCGACATGTTCCTCCCGCCGGAGGACGTGTTCTACTCGTTCGTCAAGGTGCTGATCTTCAGCGTTCTGATCATTTTGATGCACTGTTACTACGGTTACCGGGCCTCCGGTGGGCCCGCCGGTGTGGGCATCGCGGTGGGCCGGGCCGTCCGGCTGTCGATCGTGACGGTGGCGGTGGTCAACTTCTTCATCGGCTTCGCCATCTGGGGCACCGACACGACGGTGAGGATCGCGGGATGA
- the rplL gene encoding 50S ribosomal protein L7/L12 has product MAKLSTDELLDAFKELTLLELSEFVKKFEETFDVTAAAPAAVMAAPGAAPGAAAPAEEEKDEFDVVIEAAGDKKIQVIKVVREVVSGLGLKEAKELVESAPKALLENVDKEAAEAAKEKLEAAGAKVSLK; this is encoded by the coding sequence ATGGCGAAGCTGAGCACCGACGAACTGCTCGACGCGTTCAAGGAGCTGACGCTGCTCGAGCTCTCCGAGTTCGTGAAGAAGTTCGAGGAGACCTTCGACGTCACCGCCGCCGCTCCGGCTGCCGTCATGGCCGCCCCGGGCGCTGCTCCCGGTGCCGCTGCCCCGGCCGAGGAGGAGAAGGACGAGTTCGACGTCGTCATCGAGGCCGCTGGTGACAAGAAGATCCAGGTCATCAAGGTCGTGCGCGAGGTCGTCTCCGGCCTGGGCCTGAAGGAGGCCAAGGAGCTCGTCGAGAGCGCTCCGAAGGCTCTGCTCGAGAATGTCGACAAGGAGGCCGCCGAGGCCGCCAAGGAGAAGCTGGAGGCCGCCGGCGCCAAGGTCTCGCTCAAGTGA
- the rplJ gene encoding 50S ribosomal protein L10, translating to MAKPDKVAAVADIADNFRNSSAAVVTQYSGLSVSQLSELRRALGNTANYRVAKNTLVKRAASEAGVEGLDELFVGPTAIAFIEGEPVEAAKAIRDFAKDNNALVIKGGYMDGKPLSVGEIERIADLESREVLLAKTAGVLKAKLSQAAALFQAPASQIARLGAALEEKRKSEGGADEAAES from the coding sequence ATGGCGAAGCCCGACAAGGTGGCGGCCGTCGCCGACATCGCGGACAACTTCCGCAACAGTTCGGCTGCCGTCGTCACGCAGTACAGCGGCCTCTCCGTGTCCCAGCTCAGCGAGCTGCGCCGCGCTCTCGGCAACACCGCCAATTACCGGGTCGCGAAGAACACCCTCGTCAAGCGTGCCGCCAGCGAGGCGGGTGTCGAGGGGCTCGACGAACTGTTCGTCGGTCCCACGGCCATCGCGTTCATCGAGGGCGAGCCGGTCGAGGCCGCGAAGGCGATTCGTGACTTCGCGAAGGACAACAACGCCCTCGTGATCAAGGGCGGCTACATGGACGGCAAGCCCCTCTCGGTCGGCGAGATCGAGCGGATTGCCGACCTGGAGAGCCGCGAGGTGCTGCTCGCCAAGACGGCGGGTGTGCTGAAGGCGAAGCTGTCCCAGGCCGCTGCGCTGTTCCAGGCCCCGGCGTCGCAGATCGCCCGCCTGGGCGCTGCGCTGGAGGAGAAGCGCAAGTCCGAAGGCGGCGCCGACGAGGCTGCCGAGAGCTGA
- a CDS encoding MaoC family dehydratase produces MTVAETIGAEVTVGDELPPLSVRVTRDQLVRYAGASLDFNPIHWNERFATEVGLPGVIAHGMLTMALGGRLVTDWLGDPARLVEYGARFTRPVVVPDDGVGALVEFTGKVAQVRDDGTARIDITAKFEGRTVLGKAQAVVRL; encoded by the coding sequence GTGACAGTGGCAGAGACGATCGGTGCCGAGGTGACCGTCGGCGACGAGTTGCCCCCGCTGTCCGTGCGCGTCACTCGCGACCAGCTCGTGCGCTACGCGGGCGCCTCGCTGGACTTCAACCCGATCCACTGGAACGAGCGCTTCGCCACGGAGGTCGGACTTCCCGGCGTGATCGCTCACGGGATGCTGACCATGGCTCTCGGCGGCAGGTTGGTGACCGACTGGTTGGGCGATCCCGCCCGGCTCGTCGAGTACGGCGCGCGGTTCACCCGGCCGGTCGTGGTGCCGGACGACGGTGTCGGCGCGCTCGTCGAGTTCACCGGCAAGGTGGCGCAGGTCCGGGACGACGGCACGGCCCGCATCGACATCACGGCGAAGTTCGAGGGCAGGACGGTGCTGGGCAAGGCGCAGGCGGTCGTCCGCCTCTAA
- the secE gene encoding preprotein translocase subunit SecE, translated as MSEDGEKDKERAAERPSRPDTAAARRARRASADRTGTPAKAGSGKGAESSKRPAPKGRASDKGAKTEGKGAPTPKRNRQETKKSSLFSRIGRFIREVWGELRKVIWPTRKQMVTYTTVVLAFLVFMVALVAGLDFVFLEGVDVVFGD; from the coding sequence GTGAGCGAGGACGGGGAGAAGGACAAGGAGAGGGCGGCCGAGCGCCCTTCCCGTCCGGACACCGCCGCGGCTCGGCGCGCACGGCGTGCCTCCGCTGACCGAACGGGCACACCAGCCAAGGCCGGCTCCGGGAAGGGTGCGGAGTCAAGCAAGCGGCCCGCGCCCAAGGGGCGAGCGTCGGACAAGGGCGCCAAGACCGAAGGCAAGGGCGCGCCGACACCGAAGCGGAACCGGCAGGAGACCAAGAAGAGCTCGCTCTTCTCCCGCATCGGGCGTTTCATCCGCGAGGTGTGGGGCGAGCTGCGCAAGGTCATCTGGCCGACGCGCAAGCAGATGGTCACCTACACCACGGTGGTCCTGGCCTTCCTGGTGTTCATGGTGGCTCTCGTGGCCGGACTCGACTTCGTCTTCCTTGAGGGTGTCGACGTCGTCTTCGGTGACTAG
- the rplK gene encoding 50S ribosomal protein L11, translating to MPPKKKKLAAIIKLQIQAGAANPAPPVGPALGQHGVNIMEFCKAYNAATESQRGNVVPVEISVYEDRSFDFKLKTPPAAKLLLKAAGVDKGSGEPHKSKVGKVTWDQIREIAETKKSDLNANDVDQAAKIIAGTARSMGISVE from the coding sequence ATGCCACCCAAGAAGAAGAAGCTTGCAGCGATCATCAAGCTGCAGATCCAGGCGGGCGCCGCGAACCCGGCCCCGCCCGTCGGTCCGGCGCTGGGTCAGCACGGCGTCAACATCATGGAGTTCTGCAAGGCCTACAACGCCGCGACCGAGTCGCAGCGCGGCAACGTGGTACCCGTCGAGATCTCCGTCTACGAGGACCGCTCGTTCGACTTCAAGCTCAAGACCCCGCCCGCCGCGAAGCTGCTGCTGAAGGCCGCCGGCGTCGACAAGGGCAGCGGTGAGCCGCACAAGTCGAAGGTCGGCAAGGTCACCTGGGACCAGATCCGTGAGATCGCGGAGACCAAGAAGTCCGACCTCAACGCCAACGACGTCGATCAGGCCGCCAAGATCATCGCCGGTACCGCCCGCTCGATGGGTATCTCGGTCGAGTGA
- a CDS encoding ABC transporter ATP-binding protein translates to MGAEVVIEGLSKSFGKHTIWRDVTLNLPPGEVSVMLGPSGTGKSVFLKSMIGLLKPDRGKCVINGVDIVRCSERKLYEIRKLFGVLFQDGALFGSMNLYDNVAFPLREHTKKSETEIRRIVFEKLEMTGLSGAERKLPGEISGGMRKRAGLARALVLDPEIILVDEPDSGLDPVRTTYISQLFIDVNAQIDATFLIVTHNINLARTVPDNLGMLYRKELVMFGPREVLLTSEEPAVKQFLNGRMDGPIGMSEEKDSATLAAERAMFEAGHHAGGVEEIAGVPPQLQPTPGLPERQGARRRKDRVMRILHTLPEAARESIIASLSPEEQRHYGVHSARSRGDLVGAQRGTLPTGDVARIPDSDWTQPLPPGSDASPDVTRRLPPHQQGNL, encoded by the coding sequence ATGGGTGCCGAGGTGGTCATCGAAGGGCTCAGCAAGTCCTTCGGCAAACACACCATCTGGCGTGACGTCACGCTGAACCTGCCTCCCGGCGAGGTGTCGGTGATGCTCGGGCCGTCGGGCACCGGCAAGTCCGTGTTCCTGAAGTCCATGATCGGACTGTTGAAACCGGACAGAGGCAAGTGCGTCATCAACGGTGTGGACATCGTGCGATGTTCGGAGCGCAAGCTCTACGAGATCCGCAAGTTATTCGGGGTGCTGTTCCAGGACGGCGCGCTGTTCGGCTCGATGAACCTCTACGACAACGTCGCCTTCCCACTGCGGGAGCACACGAAGAAGTCCGAGACCGAGATCCGGCGGATCGTGTTCGAGAAGCTGGAGATGACGGGGCTTTCGGGCGCGGAGCGCAAGCTGCCGGGGGAGATCTCGGGCGGGATGCGCAAGCGTGCGGGTCTGGCGAGGGCGCTCGTGCTCGACCCGGAGATCATTCTCGTGGACGAACCGGACTCCGGTCTGGACCCGGTGCGCACGACCTACATCTCCCAGTTGTTCATCGACGTCAACGCGCAGATCGACGCCACGTTCCTCATCGTCACCCACAACATCAACCTGGCGCGGACGGTGCCCGACAACCTCGGGATGCTGTACCGCAAGGAACTGGTGATGTTCGGTCCCCGCGAGGTTCTGCTCACCAGCGAGGAGCCCGCGGTGAAGCAGTTCCTGAACGGCCGCATGGACGGGCCGATCGGGATGTCGGAGGAGAAGGACTCGGCGACGCTGGCGGCGGAACGCGCGATGTTCGAGGCCGGTCACCACGCGGGCGGAGTCGAGGAGATCGCGGGTGTGCCCCCGCAGTTGCAGCCGACTCCCGGCCTTCCGGAGCGGCAGGGGGCGCGGCGTCGTAAGGACCGCGTGATGCGCATTCTGCACACGTTGCCGGAGGCCGCGCGCGAGTCGATCATCGCGTCGTTGTCGCCGGAGGAGCAGCGTCACTACGGCGTCCACAGTGCTCGGTCGCGCGGCGACCTGGTGGGTGCGCAGCGCGGCACGCTGCCGACCGGTGACGTGGCGCGCATCCCGGACTCCGACTGGACCCAGCCGCTTCCGCCGGGCTCCGACGCGAGCCCCGACGTGACCCGCCGACTACCTCCGCACCAGCAAGGAAACCTATGA
- the nusG gene encoding transcription termination/antitermination protein NusG, with translation MTSENGSGAGQDMTGLSEEQALADSGAPDSDATETAEVPEAEQPSETTETSGDSEAAGEDTDSAAADEQDEDPVAKLREELRSLPGEWYVVHSYAGYENRVKSNLETRRQTLDVEDYIFQIEVPTEEVTEIKNGQRKIVQRKVLPGYILVRMELNDASWSAVRNTPGVTGFVGATSRPSPLSLDDVVKFLAPKVEKPEPAKVGKGEAAASEQPAASGAVEVDFEVGESVTVMDGPFATLPATISEVNADAQKLKVLVSIFGRETPVELSFTQVSKI, from the coding sequence GTGACCTCCGAGAACGGCTCAGGAGCCGGTCAGGACATGACCGGCCTCTCCGAGGAGCAGGCGCTCGCCGATTCCGGCGCCCCGGACTCGGACGCCACCGAGACCGCCGAGGTGCCGGAGGCCGAGCAGCCCTCGGAGACGACCGAGACTTCCGGGGATTCGGAGGCCGCCGGCGAGGACACCGACAGCGCGGCCGCCGACGAGCAGGACGAGGACCCCGTGGCGAAGCTGCGCGAGGAGCTGCGCTCGCTGCCTGGTGAGTGGTACGTCGTGCACTCCTACGCCGGTTACGAGAACCGGGTGAAGAGCAACCTCGAAACCCGCCGGCAGACGCTCGACGTCGAGGACTACATCTTCCAGATCGAGGTGCCCACCGAAGAGGTCACCGAGATCAAGAACGGCCAGCGCAAGATCGTGCAGCGGAAGGTGTTGCCGGGTTACATCCTCGTGCGGATGGAACTCAACGACGCCTCGTGGAGCGCGGTGCGCAACACCCCGGGTGTGACCGGCTTCGTCGGTGCCACCTCGCGTCCGTCTCCGCTCAGCCTCGACGACGTGGTGAAGTTCCTCGCCCCGAAGGTCGAGAAGCCGGAGCCCGCGAAGGTCGGCAAGGGCGAGGCCGCTGCGTCCGAGCAGCCCGCCGCGTCGGGTGCCGTGGAGGTCGACTTCGAGGTGGGCGAGTCCGTCACGGTCATGGACGGCCCGTTCGCCACGCTCCCCGCCACGATCAGCGAGGTCAACGCAGACGCCCAGAAGCTGAAGGTCCTGGTGTCGATCTTCGGCCGGGAGACGCCGGTCGAGCTGTCGTTCACCCAGGTCTCCAAGATCTGA
- a CDS encoding pyridoxal phosphate-dependent aminotransferase, producing the protein MATSDSIASGSRPRVSARIAGITPSATLAVDAKAKALKAEGRPVIGFGAGQPDFPTPEHVVEAAAAAVYDRSNHGYTAAAGLPELREAIAAKTLRDSGFSCEASQVLVTNGGKQAVYSAFATLLDPGDEVLLLAPYWTTYPESITLAGGVPVQVTADESTGYRVTPEQLEAARTERTKVLLFNSPSNPTGAVYTREQVAEIGRWAAERDIWVITDEIYEHLVYDGAKAESLPVVVPEMADRTLILNGVAKTYSMTGWRVGWMVGPQDVIKAAASFQSHLCGNVANISQRAALAAVAGPLDVVDEMRAAFDGRRRRIVSMLSEIPNVECPTPEGAFYAYPSVKAVLGKEIRGQKPADTVELADLILREAEVAVVPGEAFGTPGYFRFSYALAEDELVEGVTRVAELLSEAK; encoded by the coding sequence ATGGCCACATCCGACAGCATCGCTTCCGGCTCCCGTCCCCGCGTGTCCGCCCGCATCGCCGGCATCACGCCGTCCGCGACGCTCGCCGTCGACGCGAAGGCGAAGGCGCTCAAGGCCGAGGGGCGACCGGTGATCGGCTTCGGCGCCGGGCAGCCCGACTTCCCGACCCCCGAGCACGTCGTGGAGGCGGCCGCGGCGGCGGTGTACGACCGGAGTAACCACGGCTACACGGCCGCCGCCGGACTTCCGGAACTGCGGGAGGCCATCGCCGCCAAGACGCTGCGCGACTCCGGCTTCTCGTGCGAGGCGTCGCAGGTGCTGGTGACCAACGGCGGCAAGCAGGCCGTCTACTCCGCGTTCGCGACCCTGCTCGACCCGGGCGACGAGGTCCTGCTGCTCGCCCCCTACTGGACGACCTACCCCGAGTCGATCACCCTCGCCGGCGGTGTGCCGGTGCAGGTGACCGCCGACGAGTCGACGGGCTACCGGGTCACGCCCGAACAGCTGGAGGCGGCGCGCACGGAGCGCACCAAGGTGCTGCTGTTCAACTCGCCGTCGAACCCGACCGGCGCGGTGTACACCCGCGAGCAGGTGGCGGAGATCGGCCGCTGGGCCGCCGAGCGCGACATCTGGGTGATCACCGACGAGATTTACGAGCACCTCGTCTACGACGGCGCCAAGGCCGAGTCGCTGCCCGTGGTGGTGCCGGAGATGGCCGACCGCACGCTGATCCTCAACGGCGTCGCGAAGACCTACTCGATGACCGGCTGGCGCGTCGGCTGGATGGTCGGCCCCCAGGACGTGATCAAGGCGGCGGCGAGCTTCCAGTCGCACCTGTGCGGCAACGTCGCCAACATCTCGCAGCGCGCCGCCCTCGCGGCCGTCGCCGGCCCGCTGGACGTGGTGGACGAGATGCGCGCCGCCTTCGACGGCCGCCGCCGCAGGATCGTATCGATGCTGTCGGAGATCCCGAACGTCGAGTGCCCCACCCCGGAGGGGGCGTTCTACGCCTACCCGTCGGTGAAGGCGGTGCTCGGCAAGGAGATCCGCGGGCAGAAGCCGGCCGACACGGTCGAGCTCGCCGACCTGATCCTGCGTGAGGCCGAGGTGGCCGTGGTGCCCGGCGAGGCCTTCGGCACGCCCGGGTACTTCCGGTTCTCGTACGCGCTCGCGGAGGACGAGCTCGTCGAGGGCGTCACCCGCGTGGCGGAGCTGCTGTCCGAGGCGAAGTAG
- a CDS encoding DUF1648 domain-containing protein, whose product MRSVPFRVALAVLGGPVLLSGAALALRNAWSDRLPAEVATHWGPSGAPDRATDLDVLTTWTLLAALVLAVAFTIAALVLLRRGRGVHRPLLGLASGLAALPVAALATSMLATLDAASWREASGAALAIPVILATAGAAGAVAWFIAPDVPPEQRPVDATAVAGAQSVGLSEHERATWVGGSTNAGLAVLCVVALPVVVAVVGALSGSPAPWSSLLVPLGIGLLAALGVGSVRVTIDADAVSIRMGVLGYPRRTVPLDDITSAGTTTLGVLGNGGLGVRTNASGDVAFKCRGGDALVLTLRSNRRVLATVDRPDQAAGLVNDLVRQARNRAG is encoded by the coding sequence GTGAGAAGTGTTCCCTTCCGGGTGGCGCTGGCCGTCCTCGGTGGTCCCGTGCTGCTGAGCGGCGCGGCACTAGCGCTCCGCAACGCCTGGTCGGACCGGCTTCCCGCCGAAGTGGCCACGCACTGGGGCCCGTCGGGCGCCCCTGACAGGGCGACGGATCTCGACGTCCTGACGACGTGGACGCTCCTCGCGGCGCTCGTGCTGGCCGTCGCCTTCACGATCGCGGCGCTCGTGCTACTGCGGCGCGGGCGCGGAGTGCATCGCCCGCTGCTCGGCCTCGCCTCCGGCCTCGCGGCGCTGCCCGTCGCCGCACTCGCGACGTCCATGCTCGCCACGCTCGACGCGGCCTCGTGGAGGGAGGCGTCCGGGGCGGCGTTGGCGATCCCCGTCATCCTGGCGACCGCGGGGGCCGCAGGCGCGGTGGCGTGGTTCATCGCACCCGACGTCCCTCCGGAGCAGCGTCCCGTCGACGCCACCGCCGTCGCGGGTGCCCAGAGTGTCGGCCTGTCCGAGCACGAGCGGGCCACGTGGGTCGGCGGTTCGACGAACGCCGGGTTGGCGGTGCTCTGTGTCGTCGCGCTCCCGGTCGTCGTCGCGGTCGTCGGTGCTCTGTCGGGATCACCGGCCCCGTGGAGTTCACTTCTCGTGCCGCTGGGAATCGGCCTCCTCGCGGCCCTCGGTGTCGGCAGTGTGCGGGTGACGATCGACGCCGACGCCGTCTCGATCCGCATGGGCGTTCTGGGCTACCCCCGCAGGACCGTGCCGCTCGACGACATCACCTCGGCCGGCACGACCACGCTCGGGGTGCTCGGCAACGGCGGCCTCGGCGTGCGGACGAACGCCTCCGGGGACGTGGCGTTCAAGTGCCGGGGCGGCGACGCGCTGGTGCTCACCCTGCGCAGCAACCGCCGGGTGCTCGCGACCGTCGACCGACCCGATCAGGCGGCCGGCCTGGTGAACGACCTCGTTCGACAGGCCCGGAACCGAGCCGGCTGA
- a CDS encoding GntR family transcriptional regulator, which produces MLFRIDPSSTVPLYEQVAASVRRALSERRIAPGDRLPPARELATSLDVNVHTVLRAYATLRDEGVIDLRRRRGAVVTGHADGHARLATLVGELVAESRRVGMDAEELVTIVRRKFS; this is translated from the coding sequence ATGCTGTTCCGCATCGACCCCTCGTCCACGGTGCCGCTGTACGAGCAGGTCGCCGCGTCGGTCCGGCGCGCCCTGTCCGAACGGCGCATCGCACCGGGCGACCGCCTGCCGCCCGCGCGCGAGCTCGCGACGTCGCTGGACGTCAACGTGCACACGGTGCTCCGCGCGTACGCCACGCTGCGCGACGAAGGCGTCATCGACCTCCGGCGCAGGCGTGGCGCGGTGGTGACGGGTCACGCCGACGGCCATGCCCGGCTCGCCACACTCGTCGGCGAGCTCGTGGCCGAAAGCCGGCGCGTCGGCATGGACGCCGAGGAGTTGGTCACGATCGTCAGGAGGAAGTTCTCGTGA
- the rplA gene encoding 50S ribosomal protein L1: MTKRSKAYRQAAELIDRERLYTPLEAAKLAKETSKIKMDATVEVAMRLGVDPRKADQMVRGTVNLPHGTGKTVRVIVFATGDKAAEAEAAGADAVGSEDLIERIQGGWLDFDAAIATPDQMAKVGRVARILGPRGLMPNPKTGTVTPDVGKAVSDIKGGKVSFRVDKQANLHMVIGKASFDVEKLVENYAAALDEVLRVKPSSSKGRYLKKITFSTTMGPGIPVDPSRTRNLLSEEVNA; the protein is encoded by the coding sequence ATGACCAAGCGCAGCAAGGCCTACCGTCAGGCCGCCGAGCTGATCGACCGCGAGCGGCTGTACACGCCGCTGGAGGCCGCGAAGCTCGCCAAGGAAACCTCCAAGATCAAGATGGACGCCACCGTCGAGGTCGCGATGCGGCTCGGCGTGGACCCCCGCAAGGCCGACCAGATGGTCCGCGGCACCGTGAACCTGCCGCACGGTACGGGTAAGACCGTCCGCGTCATCGTTTTCGCGACCGGTGACAAGGCCGCCGAGGCCGAGGCCGCCGGCGCCGACGCGGTCGGCTCCGAGGATCTGATCGAGCGCATCCAGGGTGGCTGGCTCGATTTCGACGCCGCGATCGCGACGCCGGACCAGATGGCGAAGGTGGGCCGGGTGGCCCGCATCCTCGGCCCGCGTGGCCTGATGCCGAACCCCAAGACGGGCACCGTGACCCCGGACGTGGGCAAGGCCGTGTCCGACATCAAGGGCGGTAAGGTCAGCTTCCGCGTCGACAAGCAGGCCAACCTGCACATGGTGATCGGCAAGGCCTCCTTCGACGTCGAGAAGCTCGTGGAGAACTACGCCGCCGCGCTCGACGAGGTGCTGCGGGTGAAGCCGTCCTCCTCGAAGGGCCGCTACCTCAAGAAGATCACCTTCTCCACCACGATGGGCCCGGGTATCCCCGTGGACCCCTCGCGCACGCGGAACCTCCTGAGCGAAGAGGTCAACGCCTGA
- a CDS encoding MlaE family ABC transporter permease → MSSPASTARMPGAGMLRETGRLFALGLDVARGVFQRPFQFREFIQQAWFIASVTILPTALVAIPFGAVISMQFGSLAKQLGAQSYTGAGSVLATVQQASPLVVALLVAGAGGSAICADIGARTIREEIDAMEVLGVSAVQRLVVPRVLACMFVAVLLNGMVSVIGVLGGYFFNVVLQDGTPGAYLASFSALAQLSDLWIGEIKALIFGFIAAVVAAYRGLNPPPGPKGVGDAVNQSVVITFLLLFVVNTVITLIYLQLVPSKLD, encoded by the coding sequence ATGAGTTCTCCGGCCTCGACGGCCAGGATGCCCGGTGCCGGGATGCTCCGCGAGACCGGGCGCTTGTTCGCGCTCGGACTCGACGTGGCGCGTGGAGTGTTCCAACGCCCGTTCCAGTTTCGGGAGTTCATCCAGCAGGCCTGGTTCATCGCCAGTGTGACGATCCTGCCGACGGCGTTGGTGGCGATCCCGTTCGGCGCGGTCATCTCGATGCAGTTCGGCTCGCTCGCGAAGCAGCTGGGCGCGCAGTCGTACACGGGGGCGGGCAGCGTGCTGGCGACCGTGCAGCAGGCGAGCCCGCTCGTGGTGGCGTTGCTCGTGGCGGGCGCGGGCGGGTCGGCCATCTGCGCGGACATCGGCGCGCGCACCATCCGCGAGGAGATCGACGCGATGGAGGTGCTCGGCGTGTCAGCCGTGCAGCGCCTCGTGGTGCCGAGGGTGCTCGCGTGCATGTTCGTCGCGGTGCTGCTCAACGGCATGGTGAGCGTCATCGGGGTGCTCGGCGGCTACTTCTTCAACGTCGTGCTCCAGGACGGCACACCGGGTGCGTACCTGGCGAGCTTCTCGGCGCTGGCACAGCTGTCCGACCTGTGGATCGGTGAGATCAAGGCGCTGATCTTCGGTTTCATCGCCGCGGTCGTCGCCGCGTACCGGGGCCTGAACCCGCCGCCCGGACCGAAGGGCGTCGGCGACGCCGTGAACCAGTCGGTCGTCATCACGTTCCTGCTGCTGTTCGTGGTCAACACGGTGATCACACTGATCTACCTGCAGCTCGTTCCCTCGAAGCTGGACTGA
- a CDS encoding SGNH/GDSL hydrolase family protein: MAVAAATLATACASGPQAGGPELDGESPVHYVALGDSYTSAPGTGRPVGSPGGCDRSDNNYPHLVAAALKPDTFVDTSCGGATTEHLTRPQQTADGTNPPQLNAVTPDTTLVTVGIGGNDVGLVELAGQCAEVAADGGECGESAAVEDRVGNTVAAVASAVRAVRDKAPEARVLVVGYPAILPGDPAACADVLPHAPGDLAALREGLDLLNHVLEQQANTHGAEFVDTTSATAKHHLCAAEPWIEGLESTTGAAPLHPTAAGERAMADAVLAALGQR; the protein is encoded by the coding sequence GTGGCGGTGGCTGCGGCAACGCTGGCGACGGCGTGCGCCAGTGGCCCCCAGGCAGGCGGGCCGGAGCTGGACGGCGAGTCACCGGTGCACTACGTGGCCCTCGGCGATTCCTACACCTCGGCTCCCGGAACCGGTCGTCCCGTGGGCTCGCCCGGCGGGTGCGACCGGTCGGACAACAACTACCCGCACCTGGTCGCCGCGGCCCTGAAACCCGACACGTTCGTCGACACCAGCTGCGGCGGGGCGACGACGGAGCACCTCACGCGGCCCCAGCAGACGGCCGACGGCACGAACCCGCCCCAACTGAACGCGGTCACGCCCGACACGACGCTGGTGACCGTGGGCATCGGCGGCAACGACGTCGGCCTCGTGGAGCTGGCCGGTCAGTGCGCCGAGGTGGCGGCCGACGGTGGTGAGTGCGGCGAGAGCGCGGCCGTCGAGGACCGCGTCGGCAACACCGTGGCGGCCGTGGCGTCAGCGGTGCGTGCCGTCCGCGACAAGGCACCCGAGGCGCGGGTGCTCGTGGTCGGCTACCCGGCCATCCTGCCCGGCGATCCGGCGGCGTGCGCCGACGTGCTCCCGCACGCTCCCGGCGACCTCGCCGCGCTGCGGGAGGGCCTGGACCTGCTGAATCACGTCCTGGAGCAGCAGGCCAACACACACGGCGCCGAGTTCGTCGACACGACGTCGGCCACGGCGAAGCACCACCTGTGCGCGGCCGAACCCTGGATCGAAGGGCTGGAGTCCACCACGGGCGCGGCGCCCCTGCACCCCACCGCGGCGGGCGAGCGGGCCATGGCCGACGCCGTCCTCGCCGCACTCGGGCAGCGCTGA